In the genome of Candidatus Binatia bacterium, one region contains:
- a CDS encoding acyl-CoA dehydrogenase family protein, protein MVSFEPSEEQQLIRDTVAAFAREEVRPLARPSDETGEIPSALVQQGWELGLTQALIPEAYGGAGEAHSAVTSALVIEELAWADLSIACHLLAPRLLVVPVIEAGTEEQKRAILPRYTGTPFTAATAAVVEPRWDFDLASLAVTATPKNGSYILEGTKCFVPLAAEAEHLAVFARVADSSEVGVFLLERNTPGLRILEREKNMGLKGLATYEVAFEQCRIPAEQRLGGTAGCNVDRLLNLQRVALAAAAVGVARASFEYARDYAKERKAFGVYIAQKQAIAFMLAEMAIEIDAARLLTWEAAWKLDRGEDATREAVLAKQYAANMALMVADRGVQILGGHGYIRDHLVELFLRNARGFATFEGLLTA, encoded by the coding sequence ATGGTCAGTTTCGAACCGTCGGAAGAGCAACAGCTAATCCGCGACACCGTTGCTGCCTTCGCCCGCGAAGAAGTGCGCCCCCTGGCACGGCCGAGCGACGAGACGGGAGAAATCCCTTCGGCCCTCGTGCAGCAAGGGTGGGAGTTGGGGCTTACGCAAGCGCTCATTCCCGAGGCGTACGGTGGGGCGGGCGAAGCTCACAGTGCCGTGACCAGCGCACTGGTGATCGAGGAGCTGGCTTGGGCGGATCTTTCCATTGCTTGCCACCTGCTCGCGCCGCGCTTGCTCGTGGTGCCGGTGATCGAAGCGGGCACGGAGGAACAAAAGCGCGCCATCCTGCCGCGCTACACGGGCACGCCGTTTACCGCCGCAACGGCGGCCGTGGTGGAGCCCCGCTGGGACTTCGATCTCGCTTCCCTTGCGGTAACGGCCACGCCCAAAAACGGTTCCTACATTCTCGAAGGAACCAAATGCTTCGTTCCGCTTGCGGCGGAAGCAGAGCATTTGGCAGTGTTTGCCCGAGTTGCCGATAGCAGCGAGGTCGGCGTATTCTTGCTCGAGCGCAACACACCGGGGCTGCGCATCTTGGAGCGCGAGAAGAACATGGGGCTCAAAGGCCTAGCTACTTACGAAGTGGCGTTCGAGCAGTGTCGGATTCCCGCCGAACAACGTTTAGGTGGAACCGCCGGTTGCAATGTGGATCGGTTGCTGAACCTGCAGCGGGTCGCGTTGGCCGCGGCTGCCGTGGGTGTGGCGCGCGCGTCGTTCGAGTACGCCCGCGACTACGCGAAAGAGCGCAAGGCCTTTGGCGTGTACATTGCGCAAAAACAAGCCATTGCCTTCATGCTGGCGGAGATGGCGATCGAGATCGACGCTGCCCGGCTGCTCACCTGGGAGGCAGCTTGGAAGCTCGATCGCGGCGAAGACGCCACCCGCGAGGCGGTGCTGGCCAAGCAGTACGCGGCCAACATGGCGCTGATGGTGGCAGATCGGGGCGTGCAAATCTTGGGTGGCCACGGCTACATCCGCGATCACTTGGTGGAGCTCTTCCTGCGCAATGCCCGCGGTTTTGCCACCTTCGAAGGATTGCTCACTGCCTGA
- a CDS encoding TetR/AcrR family transcriptional regulator encodes MAIDCFAKYGYAATSIERIAKAAGVTKGALYYHFKDKQELLLESVKHRVGQFERRVVQEIASVDDPADSIRALGRICHEHATRSNHRRLIVTLMVEALDTYPALEQLFRDMMRRFRAFVASLVERGQQLGRFRSEVDAQLAAGMFAGAVMGLEIQYYQDPASFDLKRALDENSEQFLTWLSARPRVPAQQDKRRISSWSVSNRRKSNS; translated from the coding sequence GTGGCCATCGATTGCTTCGCCAAGTACGGTTACGCGGCAACGTCGATCGAACGCATCGCCAAGGCGGCGGGGGTGACGAAGGGGGCTTTGTATTACCACTTCAAGGACAAACAGGAGCTTTTGCTCGAGTCTGTGAAGCACCGCGTCGGCCAATTCGAGCGCCGGGTGGTGCAGGAAATCGCTTCCGTGGACGACCCTGCCGACTCCATCCGGGCGCTCGGGCGGATTTGTCACGAGCACGCCACGCGCAGCAACCACCGGCGCTTGATCGTCACCTTGATGGTCGAAGCGCTCGACACATATCCAGCGCTGGAGCAGCTGTTTCGCGACATGATGCGGCGCTTCCGCGCGTTCGTGGCCAGCCTCGTCGAGCGTGGCCAGCAGCTCGGGCGCTTTCGTTCCGAAGTCGATGCGCAGCTTGCCGCCGGCATGTTTGCCGGTGCCGTCATGGGCTTGGAAATTCAATACTACCAAGACCCGGCGAGTTTCGACCTCAAGCGAGCTCTCGATGAAAACAGCGAGCAGTTTCTGACCTGGCTGAGCGCTCGGCCACGAGTGCCGGCGCAGCAGGACAAAAGGAGGATCTCATCATGGTCAGTTTCGAACCGTCGGAAGAGCAACAGCTAA
- a CDS encoding radical SAM protein, translated as MQQRNMLTVTDHSRQRAGLRYVYPVLSRRSGGLSVGVNLNPNNACNWRCVYCQVEGLQRGAAPRIDVALLHRELEDFIRQVVCGDYLERHLPVGFRVLKDIAISGNGEPTTAKEFAEVVETIGAVRTRFGLGAAVKTVLITNGSQLHHHGVQVGVRSLVQWQGEVWFKVDRATAEGLWEVNRTRIPVARVEENVRLCAELCPTWIQTCWFACDGLPPAPAELAAYLEFLRQVQERGAKLRGVLLYTLARPSAQPEGIRLAPLPAEALERVAERIRALGLEVRVSP; from the coding sequence ATGCAGCAGCGCAATATGCTCACTGTGACCGATCATTCCCGGCAGCGGGCGGGGCTCCGCTACGTTTACCCGGTATTGTCGCGGCGCTCGGGCGGACTGTCTGTGGGGGTGAACTTGAACCCGAACAATGCCTGCAACTGGCGGTGTGTGTACTGCCAGGTGGAAGGTTTGCAGCGGGGTGCCGCGCCGCGCATCGACGTTGCGCTGCTCCATCGCGAACTGGAGGACTTCATCCGGCAGGTAGTGTGCGGAGACTATCTCGAGCGGCATTTGCCGGTGGGGTTCCGTGTGCTCAAGGACATTGCCATCTCCGGCAACGGCGAGCCGACCACAGCGAAGGAATTTGCCGAAGTGGTCGAGACCATTGGCGCAGTTCGCACGCGCTTTGGCTTGGGCGCCGCGGTGAAAACTGTGCTGATTACCAACGGCAGCCAGTTACACCACCACGGTGTGCAGGTGGGGGTGCGCTCGCTTGTACAGTGGCAGGGTGAGGTGTGGTTCAAAGTCGATCGCGCCACAGCCGAAGGGTTGTGGGAAGTCAACCGCACGCGGATCCCCGTGGCGCGCGTGGAGGAGAATGTGCGGCTCTGTGCCGAACTTTGTCCGACTTGGATCCAGACCTGCTGGTTCGCCTGCGATGGACTCCCGCCGGCGCCGGCAGAGCTCGCCGCGTATCTAGAGTTCTTGCGCCAGGTGCAAGAACGCGGTGCCAAGCTGCGAGGGGTGTTGTTGTACACCTTGGCGCGTCCGTCGGCTCAACCCGAAGGAATTCGCCTTGCGCCATTGCCTGCCGAGGCCTTGGAACGCGTGGCGGAGCGCATTCGCGCGCTCGGGCTGGAAGTGCGCGTGAGCCCCTGA